One window of the Dehalococcoidales bacterium genome contains the following:
- a CDS encoding ABC transporter ATP-binding protein, which produces MTNVIEVEHLRKTYGQTVAVDDVSFQVNEGEIFGLLGPNGAGKTTTVESLQGLRRPDSGHLRVLGLNPQTETATLRRRIGSQLQESALPDRIRVWEALDLFAAVVPNSSDWQLLMEQWGISDKRKAAFSSLSGGQRQRLLVALALVNDPEVVFLDEMTTGLDPAARRVAWGLIRAIRERGTTILLVTHFMDEAEHLCDRVAVVDRGRIVALDAPQGLITTHASDIRVIFTSDYPDLSWLEELPEVHRITRNGPRIEVEGSGPVLARVAAALVQHGIVPSDLRTEQPTLENVFLKLTGHSVHE; this is translated from the coding sequence GTGACGAACGTAATCGAAGTCGAACATCTCAGAAAGACCTACGGTCAGACCGTAGCCGTAGACGATGTCTCCTTCCAGGTCAACGAGGGTGAGATATTCGGTCTACTCGGTCCAAATGGCGCCGGGAAGACGACGACTGTCGAGTCCCTACAAGGCCTGCGACGGCCTGATTCCGGCCACCTCCGTGTACTCGGGCTCAACCCACAAACAGAAACCGCGACACTACGACGCCGCATCGGTTCCCAGCTCCAGGAATCGGCACTGCCGGACCGTATCCGGGTCTGGGAAGCACTCGACCTGTTTGCCGCCGTTGTCCCCAACTCGTCGGACTGGCAGTTGCTGATGGAGCAATGGGGGATTAGCGACAAGCGTAAGGCGGCATTCTCCAGCCTTTCCGGCGGCCAGCGGCAACGGTTGCTGGTCGCTCTGGCCCTGGTGAACGACCCCGAGGTAGTATTCCTGGACGAGATGACCACCGGTCTTGACCCGGCAGCGCGGAGAGTAGCCTGGGGGCTTATTCGTGCCATCCGGGAGCGCGGCACAACCATCTTGCTGGTCACTCATTTCATGGATGAGGCGGAGCACCTCTGCGACCGGGTGGCAGTGGTAGACAGGGGGAGAATCGTTGCCCTGGATGCGCCGCAGGGTCTCATCACCACACACGCCAGCGATATCCGCGTCATCTTCACTTCAGACTATCCCGACCTTTCCTGGCTTGAGGAACTCCCTGAGGTACACCGGATAACCCGAAACGGACCTCGAATCGAGGTCGAGGGCAGTGGCCCGGTGCTTGCCAGGGTGGCTGCCGCACTTGTCCAACACGGTATCGTACCGTCCGACCTCCGTACCGAGCAGCCAACATTGGAGAATGTATTCCTGAAACTCACCGGACACAGCGTGCACGAATAA